A segment of the Chthonomonadales bacterium genome:
GCTGAGCCGCCGTCTGGACGGCTCCGAGCAGCAGGAGGCGCTGGGCCGCCTGGAGACCGAGAACGGCAACCTTCGGGCGGCGCTGTCGTTGGGTTTGCAGGCCACTGGCGACACGGCGGACCGGCTGGACCTGGCGCTGCGCCTGTGCGGGGCGCTGTGGCGGTTCTGGTTCATGCACGGGTACGCGAGCGAGGGGCGCGCGCATCTGGCGGAGGTGCTGGCGGTGGAGCCGCACCGGCAGGCGCCGGGACCGCGAGCGAACGCACTCCAGGCCGCCGGGATCCTCGCCTACCAGCAGGGCGACCACACGGCCGCGAGGGAGAGTATGCTCGGGAGCCTGGCGATTGCCCGGAGCGTTGGCGACCGCGTCGCCGCCGCGTGCATCCTCGGGGATCTGGGCCTGGTTGCGCACGAGGAGGGGGAGCTGGAGCAGGCGTATGAGCGCTACGGGGAGAGCCTCCAGGTGTTCCGGGAGCTCGGTGAGCGCTTGAGAGAGGGCGTGGCTCTCTGCAACATGGGCCGCGTGGCATCCGATCGGATGGACTACGCCGCGGCCCGGGCGGCGTATGAGGAGAGTCTCGCCATCTTTCGCGAGCAGGGCAACCGCTGGAACACGGCGCACGTGCTGCTGGGTCTTGGCAATGTGGCGGCCGATCTCGATGAGTCCGACGCGGCAGCTTCGTTGTACGACGATGCCCTGCGCATCGCGCGCGACCTGGGCGACCGCCGACTGATCGCGCTTTCGCTGCTGGGCATGGCGAGCACCGAGTCGCGGCGCGCAGGGCACCGAGCCGCGCGAGCGCTCTTCGCCGAGTGCCTGACGATCCTCCATGAGATCGGCGACCGCAACAGCACCGCCGACGCGCTCGAGGGGCTCGCGGCCGCTGAGGAGGATGAGCGCGGCTCGCCCCTGGCGGCCCATCTGCTGGGAGCGGCCGAGCGCCTTCGCGAGACGATCGGCGTTCCGCTGGCGCCCAACGAGCTCTCGCGGTACGAGCGGGCGGTGCGGCGCGCGCGCGAGCAGGTCGGTGACGACGCTGCGTTCGAGCGCGCGTGGCGGGAGGGCCGGGAGATGACGCTGGGCGAGGCCGTCGCCCTGGCGCTGGAGGCACCCGGGGAATAGCACGGCGCCGCGCCTCCGGAGGCCGGAAGCGCGGCGCCGTGCTGGCCAGCCCGCGGTCAGGGACGGTTCGCGCGGCTGAGCCTCCGGAGCAGCTCCGCCAGCACAGCCTGCTCCGCGTAGAGGCGCCCCTTCGCCTCCTCGCTCGACTTGCGGAACATCTGGTCGTACTCGTGCTTGCTCACCTGGTTGCGGACGTTGCGCTCCGCCGCCATCCCCTGCGCGATCGCGCCCATGCGCCGAACGGTCACAAGCTGCCTCTCCAGCGCCTGCTGCGCCCTCGGGTCGAGGATCGTCCGCGTGTCGCCCGCGGCGCGCACCACGGCAGAGGAGATGCCCGTGCCGGCCAGCGGATCGAAGCTCTTCGGAGTGAACTGGTTGAGGATATTCGGCCGGGCCATCAGCCGGTCCACGTCCGCCTGGCTCATGCTGTTGAGTCGGCCGATCATTCCCGCGATCCCGCCCGTCGTGTCGACATGCGCGCTGCCTGCCGTCGGAGCTGCGCCGCGCATCTGGGCCGCCCGGAGCCGCAGCACGAGGATGAGCCGGGCAAGTCGCTGAGCATCGATCCGGTTCGCCGTGGCCTGCGCCGGCAAGTTGCCGGAGCCCGGGAGCTGCGCCGCCGAGGGCGCTGCCGTCACGCCGGCCGTGGTCAGTATCGCGGCAAGTCCGAGCATGCTGATCGCTTTCATCGTCCTCTCCTTTCGCGCCGGGCATTTGGCGCTCGGTCCCGTCAGCTCACCCTGGTGAGCCATGTGAGTGGTTCCTGCTCAGCGAACGCGCTGCAGCACGAAGGCCGCGTCGTAGCGGAGGCTCGGCGTTGTGTAGATGGCGATGATGCTGCGCCCGATCCCGCTCAGCGCGCCCTCCAGCCTGCCGTTTCGCAGCCGCGCGGCAACCGTGGCGCCCGCCTGGAACGTCATGGGCTCGCTGGTCATGAAGCTGTAGGTGCTGCCCATCGCCGGCGGCGCGTTCTGCGCGGTCACGGGCGGGGCGACGAAGCTGTTCATGATGTTCAGGCCGAGGCGCTCCTGTGTGTCGATCAGTGTCGCCCGGAACTGGCCGCCCGCGAGCTCGACCCTCATGCAGGGCAGGACGACGTTGTTGCCCAGCCCGTCGGCGGTCTCGAACTGGAACCGGACCGGGGCCCGGCTGGTCATGGCGCTGAACATGGCTGCGCCGCCGACCTGAGTCGGGCTGCCGACCTGCACGGACAGGTGGAAGGGGTTGCGCTCGTAGGGCAGCGCCTTCTCGATCGTGATGATGCAGCTCACCTGGTAGCGCCGGCCGCCGACCTGGCTGATCGCCGCCCCCTGCCACACGCTGGGAATGGGGATGGCCTGTGCTCCGGCGAGCCCGGGGCTGAGCAGAGCAAGGAGGCCGACCACCGCCGATGTTGCTTTCATCTTCCTCTCCCTCGGGCGTCGGGCGACAGGACCGGGCGCCGACGCTGTGTTGTATGGCGGCATTATAGGGCCGAAAGCCGTGGTGGACGGTGATGGCGCGCACGATGGGAGGTGATCTTGATCACAGGGGCGGCGAGGACAGGGAGGCGCCCAGCGCTGGGGCCGTCCGGGTGGTGA
Coding sequences within it:
- a CDS encoding tetratricopeptide repeat protein, with translation LSRRLDGSEQQEALGRLETENGNLRAALSLGLQATGDTADRLDLALRLCGALWRFWFMHGYASEGRAHLAEVLAVEPHRQAPGPRANALQAAGILAYQQGDHTAARESMLGSLAIARSVGDRVAAACILGDLGLVAHEEGELEQAYERYGESLQVFRELGERLREGVALCNMGRVASDRMDYAAARAAYEESLAIFREQGNRWNTAHVLLGLGNVAADLDESDAAASLYDDALRIARDLGDRRLIALSLLGMASTESRRAGHRAARALFAECLTILHEIGDRNSTADALEGLAAAEEDERGSPLAAHLLGAAERLRETIGVPLAPNELSRYERAVRRAREQVGDDAAFERAWREGREMTLGEAVALALEAPGE